One segment of Rattus norvegicus strain BN/NHsdMcwi chromosome 16, GRCr8, whole genome shotgun sequence DNA contains the following:
- the Lrit2 gene encoding leucine-rich repeat, immunoglobulin-like domain and transmembrane domain-containing protein 2 precursor, which produces MAFVFYCFLQVLVSWVTHAARPLCLSECTCSEESFGRSLQCMSMSLGKIPDNFPEGLKQVRIEKSPLFELPQGVFTNLNTLEYLWLNFNNVTVIHLGALEDLPQLRELRLEGNRLRSVPWTAFRATPFLRVLDLKHNRIDALPELALQFLANLTYLDISSNRLTVVSKGVFLNWPAYQKRQQLGCGAEILSHMVLSLHNNPWLCDCRLTGLAQFVKSVGPPFILVNSYLICQGPVSKAGQLLHETELGDCMKPIISTPSANVSIQVGKNVTLQCLAQASPSPTIEWKYPLSTWRKFDVLALPVAEGFILSQLVIPAAQLVDGTNYTCMASNSIGRSSLVITLYVQPAQATPGLHSLSTSSEGSSYVDLRVVKQTVHGILLEWLTVTNLAGEQWFTLYIASDEALEKKVVHIGPGINTYAVDDLLPATKYKACLGLRNQPPGQGQCVVFVTGKGSGELEGREHLLHVTVVLCAVLLALPVGAYVWATQGPCNCSEWCFRCFPLHRKTLRCPQAVPQCKDNSFTDPSAVCEDCESHRVVEEDEEREKEGTS; this is translated from the exons atggcttttgttttttactgTTTCTTGCAAGTTCTGGTCTCTTGGGTTACACATGCAGCGCGACCATTGTGTCTGTCAGAGTGTACCTGTTCAGAGGAGAGCTTTGGCAG gaGCCTTCAGTGCATGTCTATGTCTTTGGGAAAGATTCCAGACAACTTTCCCGAAGGACTCAAGCAAGTGAGAATCGAAAAGTCACCCTTATTTGAACTTCCCCAGGGGGTTTTCACCAACTTGAACACTTTGGAATACCTTTGGCTCAACTTCAACAACGTCACTGTGATCCACCTAGGTGCCCTAGAGGACCTGCCACAGCTGAGAGAGCTGAGACTAGAGGGGAACAGACTCCGTTCAGTACCGTGGACAGCGTTCCGCGCCACCCCTTTCCTGAGGGTTTTGGATCTCAAACACAACAGGATTGATGCGCTCCCTGAACTGGCTCTTCAGTTCCTAGCCAACCTGACATACCTTGACATATCCTCCAATAGGCTGACAGTTGTATCCAAGGGTGTCTTCTTGAACTGGCCAGCCTATCAGAAACGGCAGCAGCTTGGTTGCGGAGCTGAGATTCTCTCCCACATGGTATTGTCGCTGCACAATAATCCCTGGCTATGTGACTGCCGTTTAACGGGGCTTGCTCAGTTTGTCAAGTCCGTTGGTCCCCCTTTCATCCTGGTGAATTCTTACCTGATATGCCAGGGTCCTGTCTCGAAGGCAGGGCAGCTTTTACACGAGACTGAGCTCGGAGATTGTATGAAACCAATTATCTCAACTCCTAGTGCCAATGTCAGTATCCAGGTAGGAAAGAACGTGACCCTGCAATGTTTGGCACAAGCCAGTCCCTCACCAACTATTGAGTGGAAGTATCCCCTGAGTACGTGGAGAAAATTTGATG TGTTGGCCTTGCCAGTTGCAGAAGGTTTCATCCTGTCCCAGCTGGTCATCCCAGCAGCTCAACTGGTAGACGGCACTAATTATACTTGCATGGCCTCCAACTCCATCGGACGAAGCTCTCTTGTCATCACACTCTATGTCCAGCCTGCACAGGCCACGCCTGGATTGCATTCCCTCTCCACCTCTTCAGAGGGCAGTTCCTATGTTGACCTACGGGTGGTCAAGCAGACGGTGCATGGTATTTTGCTGGAGTGGCTCACAGTGACCAACCTTGCTGGAGAACAATGGTTCACCCTCTACATTGCATCTGATGAAGCTCTGGAGAAGAAGGTGGTCCACATAGGCCCTGGAATCAACACCTATGCTGTGGATGACCTCCTCCCTGCTACAAAGTATAAAGCATGCCTCGGCCTAAGGAATCAGCCTCCAGGCCAGGGCCAGTGTGTGGTCTTTGTGACAGGCAAAGGCAGTGGTGAGCTGGAGGGCCGCGAGCACCTCTTGCATGTCACTGTGGTCTTGTGCGCTGTGCTCCTGGCACTGCCTGTGGGTGCTTATGTCTGGGCAACCCAGGGTCCGTGCAATTGCAGTGAGTGGTGTTTTCGCTGTTTTCCTCTTCACAGGAAAACCCTAAGATGCCCACAAGCAGTGCCACAGTGTAAGGATAACTCTTTCACAGATCCTTCAGCTGTCTGTGAGGATTGTGAGAGTCACAGAGTtgtggaggaggatgaggagagagaaaaggagggcaCCAGCTAA
- the Cdhr1 gene encoding cadherin-related family member 1 precursor: MRRGPQVALVLGLLCIYLAQANFAPHFFDNGVGSTNGNMALFSLPEDTPVGSHVYTLNGTDPEGDPISYHISFDPSTRSVFSVDPNFGNITLVEELDREREDEIEAIISISDGLNLVAEKVVIVVTDANDEAPRFLQEPYNILVPENTPAGSSIFKVQAEDKDTGSGGSVTYFLQSLHSSKFTVDRHSGVLRLQAGATLDYEKSRAHFITVVAKDGGGRLRGADVVFSATTTVTINVEDVQDTAPIFVGTPYYGYVYEDTLPGSEVLTVVAIDGDRGKPNHILYRLLNESDGLFEINETSGAISVLQSPAQLRREVYELHVQVTEVNSSGSPAAQSTVPVIIRIVDLNNHPPTFYGESGPQNKFELSMFEHPPQGEILRGLKITVNDSDQGANAKFNLRLVGPGGIFRVVPQTVLNEAQVTIIVENSAAIDFEKSKSLTFKLLAIEVNTPEKFSSTADIVIQLLDTNDNVPKFTSHYYIARIPENVPGGSNVVAVTAVDPDTGPWGKVQYSIYGTGSDLFLIHPSTGLIYTQPWASLDAEGTSRYNFYVKAEDMDGRYSLAEVFVTLLDVNDHYPQFVQSVQEKTMVLGTPLKIEATDQDAEEPNNLVDYSITRAEPVNVFDIDAHTGEIRLKNSIRSLEALHNITPSGEYSWSLQVQAKDRGSPSFSTTALLKIDITDTERLSRSSMAAFLIQTKDNPMKAVGVLAGVMAIVVAITVLISTATFWRNKKSNKVLPVRRVLRRRPSPAPHTVRIEWLKFRRAKAASKFILKEDPPNENCNNSRVGVTVPPRAPALPPPPKMASSTVAQQTVPTVSGSLTPQPSQQLPTPKPLGGPAQSSLVSELKQKFEKKSLGNKAYV; this comes from the exons ATGAGGCGTGGCCCACAGGTTGCCCTGGTCCTGGGGCTGCTGTGCATTTACCTAG CCCAGGCCAACTTTGCCCCTCACTTCTTTGACAATGGAGTGGGCAGCACCAACGGAAACATGGCCCTGTTCAGCCTCCCAGAAGACACTCCTGTAG GTTCTCATGTGTACACGCTAAATGGGACTGACCCTGAGGGAGACCCTATCTCCTACCATATCAgctttgaccccagcactagAAGTGTCTTTTCTGTTGACCCCAATTTTGGAAACATCACCCTGGTGGAAGAGCTGGACAGAGAG AGAGAGGATGAGATAGAAGCCATCATCAGCATCTCCGACGGCCTGAACCTG GTGGCAGAGAAAGTTGTGATAGTGGTGACAGATGCCAATGATGAAGCACCCAGGTTCCTCCAGGAGCCTTACAACATCCTGGTTCCAGAG AACACACCTGCTGGGAGCAGCATCTTTAAGGTACAGGCAGAGGACAAGGACACAGGCTCTGGAGGCAGTGTCACCTACTTCCTTCAG AGCCTACACTCCTCCAAGTTCACCGTAGACCGTCACAGCGGGGTGCTGCGACTCCAGGCTGGGGCCACACTGGACTATGAGAAGTCGAGGGCTCATTTCATCACTGTGGTTGCCAAG GATGGTGGGGGCAGGCTTCGAGGAGCTGATGTGGTGTTCTCAGCCACCACGACTGTCACCATCAATGTGGAAGATGTTCAGGACACAGCCCCTATATTCGTGGGTACACCCTACTATGGTTATGTGTACGAAGACACCCTTCCG GGCTCAGAGGTGCTGACGGTGGTTGCCATAGATGGAGACCGAGGCAAACCCAACCACATCCTCTATAGGCTCTTGAATG AGAGTGATGGACTCTTTGAAATTAATGAGACATCTGGAGCCATCTCCGTCCTTCAGAGCCCTGCCCAGCTCCGAAGAGAGGTGTATGAGCTTCATGTACAG GTGACAGAGGTCAACTCTTCAGGAAGCCCAGCTGCTCAGTCCACAGTCCCAGTGATCATCAGGATCGTGGACCTCAACAACCACCCTCCAACCTTCTATGGAGAGAGCGGGCCCCAGAACAAGTTTGAACTATCTATGTTTGAGCACCCGCCCCAGGGGGAAATCCTCCGTGGACTCAAGATCACTGTCAATGACTCTGACCAG GGAGCCAATGCCAAATTCAACTTACGGCTGGTGGGACCTGGAGGCATCTTTCGAGTGGTGCCACAGACAGTCCTGAATGAAGCCCAAGTGACCATCATAGTGGAAAACTCAGCTGCCATTGACTTTGAAAAGTCTAAGTCGTTAACCTTCAAG CTCCTGGCCATTGAAGTGAACACCCCGGAGAAGTTCAGCTCCACAGCAGACATTGTGATCCAGCTTCTGGACACCAATGATAATGTTCCCAAGTTCACCTCTCACTACTACATCGCCAGGATCCCAGAGAATGTTCCAGGGGGCTCCAATGTGGTGGCTGTCACA GCTGTGGATCCAGATACAGGACCATGGGGCAAAGTCCAGTATTCCATTTATGGGACCGGATCAGACCT CTTCTTGATTCACCCATCCACTGGGCTTATCTACACTCAGCCCTGGGCCAGCCTGGATGCTGAGGGCACTTCGAGGTACAACTTTTATGTGAAGGCAGAAGACATGGATGGGAGGTACAGCCTGGCTGAGGTGTTTGTCACTCTGTTGGATGTCAATGACCACTACCCCCAGTTTGTACAGAGTGTCCAGGAGAAGACGATGGTGCTGGGGACCCCACTGAAAATTGAG gcCACAGACCAGGATGCAGAGGAACCAAACAACTTGGTCGACTACTCCATTACCCGTGCAGAGCCAGTCAACGTGTTtgacatagatgcacacacaggGGAGATCAGGCTCAAGAATTCCATCCGCTCCTTGGAGGCCCTACACAACATTACACCCAGCGGGGAATACTCATGGTCCCTACAGGTGCAGGCCAAGGACCGAGGATCTCCATCTTTCAGCACAACAGCCTTACTCAAGATCGACATCACAGACACAGAG aggcTGTCCAGAAGCTCCATGGCTGCCTTCCTGATTCAGACCAAGGACAATCCCATGAAGGCCGTGGGTGTACTGGCTGGTGTCATGGCCATTGTTGTGGCCATAACCGTCCTCATCTCCACAGCCACCTTCTGGCGTAACAAGAAGTCTAACAAGGTCCTGCCTGTGCGGCGTGTGCTCCGTAGAAGGCCCAGCCCTGCACCCCACACAGTACGAATAGAATGGCTCAAATTCCGGAGGGCCAAGGCTGCTTCCAAGTTTATACTCAAAGAGGATCCTCCCAATGAGAACTGCAATAACAGCAGAGTGGGAGTCACGGTGCCCCCAAGAGCTCCAGCTCTCCCACCGCCCCCCAAAATGGCATCCAGTACAGTGGCCCAACAGACAGTGCCTACTGTCTCTGGATCCCTTACCCCACAGCCATCCCAACAGTTACCCACACCCAAACCCCTGGGAGGCCCTGCTCAGTCTTCTTTGGTGTCAGAGCTCAAGCAAAAGTTTGAGAAGAAGAGTTTAGGTAACAAGGCTTATGTCTAG
- the Gpr15lg gene encoding protein GPR15LG precursor: MRLLTLSGLFFMLFLCLCVLSSEGRKRPAKFPKLRPCCHLSPRSKPITWKGNHTRPCRPCRKLESNSWVVPGALPQI, from the exons ATGCGACTTCTCACCCTCTCCGGTTTGTTCTTCatgctgtttctctgtctctgcgtTCTCTCCTCAGAAG GGAGAAAGCGTCCTGCCAAGTTCCCGAAACTCAGGCCCTGCTGTCATCTCTCTCCTAGATCCAAACCCATAACCTGGAAAG GAAACCACACAAGACCCTGCAGACCATGCAGAAAGCTAGAATCCAATTCATGGGTGGTGCCTGGGGCTCTCCCACAGATATAG